The Haloarcula sp. H-GB4 genome segment CGTGGGAGCAGCAGCGAAAGCTCGCGAACCCCGCGTTCTCAATGGCGCGGCTATCGGGGATGGCTGATCGCATCACCGACCACGCGGAGGACCGCATCGCCGACTGGTCCCACGGTGATGTCATCGACGCCGAGCAGTCAATGACCCGAGTGACGCTGGACGTGATTCTGGACCTGATGATGGGTGTCCAACTCTCTGAGCAGCGAGTCCAGACCATCGAGGAGCAACTGCTGCCGCTGGGCCAGCGGTTCGAACCGGACCCGATCCGGTTTGCTATGCCAGAGTGGATGCCGATGCCCGACGACGCAGAGTTCAACCGCGCCGTGCGGACGCTTGACGAGGTACTGGACGACATTATCGAGGTCCGTGAGGACTCGGTCGGGTCCGGTGACGACGGCCCGATGGACTTCCTGTCGGTGCTCCTGCGTGCCCGCGACGAAGGGAATCAGTCGCCCGAGCAACTGCGCGATGAAATGATGACGATGCTGCTCGCGGGCCACGACACGACGGCACTGACGCTTACCTACACCTGGTTCCTGCTGTCGGAACACCCCGAAGTCGAACAGCGAGTCCACGAAGAACTGGACGATGTCATCGGCGACGAGCGGCCGGGGATGGAACACGTCCGCGAACTGGACTACCTCGAATGGGTGATTCAGGAAGCGATGCGGCTCTACCCGCCAGTGTACACAATCTTCCGAGAGCCGACCGAAGACGTGACGCTGTCGGGATATGATGTCGAGGCCGGGACGACGCTGATGGTCCCACAGTGGGGCGTCCACCGGTCCGAACGGTTCTACGATGACCCCGAAGCGTTCGACCCGGAGCGCTGGAAGCCCGAGCGAGCGAGCGAGCGCCCGCGGTTCGCCTACTTCCCCTTCGGTGGTGGCCCGCGCCACTGTATCGGGAAGCACCTCGCAATGCTCGAAGCGCAGCTCATCACCGCAACAACGGCCAGTCAGTACCGACTGGAATTTCAGGGGGAGACGCCGCTGGAACTGCTTCCGTCGCTGACTGCCCACCCCCGACAGGAGATGTCGATGCGCGTACAGGAACGGTAACACAGACGCCGATGGGACCACCCTGTTGACGCACGGTTCGAATTCTCCGATATCGGCACCGCTTCCGAGTATTATACCGACGGTCGTCCTGACCGTCGACTCCGAAAACGCCTAACGCCCTGGGAGCACACGAGCGGGTATGGTCACGTCGAGCGCTCCCGGGAAGGTGTACCTGTTCGGGGAGCACGCAGTCGTCTACGGCGAGCCGGCGGTGCCCTGCGCCATTGAGCGGCGGGTGCACGTGACGGCAACCGAAATCGATGAGGGATTGCGCATCCACGCGAACGACTTGCAACTGGACGGCTTTACCGTCGAGTACTCCGGTGACGGGGAGAGCCATCCGGACGTGGATGTCGCCGAGTCTCTCGTCGAAGCTGGGATGGGATACGTCAACGAAGCGGTCGCAC includes the following:
- a CDS encoding cytochrome P450, whose amino-acid sequence is MSKTPPGPKGEPLFGSSRTYAQDPFRFISALERAYGDVARFDMGPMDTVMLCDPTALERVLVSEADRFRKPDFQGDALGDLLGDGLLLSEGETWEQQRKLANPAFSMARLSGMADRITDHAEDRIADWSHGDVIDAEQSMTRVTLDVILDLMMGVQLSEQRVQTIEEQLLPLGQRFEPDPIRFAMPEWMPMPDDAEFNRAVRTLDEVLDDIIEVREDSVGSGDDGPMDFLSVLLRARDEGNQSPEQLRDEMMTMLLAGHDTTALTLTYTWFLLSEHPEVEQRVHEELDDVIGDERPGMEHVRELDYLEWVIQEAMRLYPPVYTIFREPTEDVTLSGYDVEAGTTLMVPQWGVHRSERFYDDPEAFDPERWKPERASERPRFAYFPFGGGPRHCIGKHLAMLEAQLITATTASQYRLEFQGETPLELLPSLTAHPRQEMSMRVQER